Proteins encoded within one genomic window of Sminthopsis crassicaudata isolate SCR6 chromosome X, ASM4859323v1, whole genome shotgun sequence:
- the GLA gene encoding alpha-galactosidase A: MMGGLRADELRPERSRTFAFGGLSPGLALVLALVLVQAGVSGVTALDNGLALTPTMGWLHWERFTCNVDCMEDPENCISEQLFMQMAELMVSEGWKDVGYEYVCIDDCWLAPQRDKDGRLQADPKRFPRGIRHLANYVHSKGLKLGIYQDVGTLTCAGYPGSFGYYDIDAETFADWGVDLLKFDGCYAKDLKSLVEGYKYMSYALNKTGRSILYSCEWPLYMRPYQQPNYTEIRQYCNHWRNYGDIFDSWSSVKNILAWTAFHQKSLVPAAGPGGWNDPDMLVIGNFGLSWDQQITQMALWAIMAAPLFMSNDLRNISPQSKALLQNKDVIAINQDPLGKQGYRLRKDEVFEVWQRPLSNLAWAVAVLNQREIGGPGTYTISTTDLGEGLGCAPACLITQILPVKKELGLYEWTSQLKVRVNPTGTVLLKLQTFQQDKFPVISP; the protein is encoded by the exons ATGATGGGCGGATTGAGGGCTGACGAGCTCCGGCCGGAGCGGAGCCGGACTTTTGCCTTTGGGGGCCTGAGCCCGGGCCTGGCCCTGGTCCTAGCCCTGGTCCTGGTTCAGGCGGGCGTGTCCGGGGTCACTGCCCTGGACAACGGGCTGGCTCTGACACCGACCATGGGCTGGCTGCACTGGGAGCGCTTCACGTGTAATGTGGACTGCATGGAGGACCCGGAGAACTGCATCAG TGAACAGCTCTTTATGCAGATGGCTGAACTCATGGTATCAGAAGGCTGGAAGGATGTGGGTTATGAGTATGTCTGCATCGATGATTGTTGGTTGGCCCCCCAACGAGACAAGGACGGTAGGCTCCAGGCAGATCCCAAGCGCTTCCCAAGAGGAATCCGTCACCTGGCAAACTAT GTACATTCCAAAGGACTGAAGCTAGGGATTTATCAAGATGTGGGAACTCTCACCTGTGCTGGATACCCAGGCAGCTTTGGGTACTATGATATCGATGCTGAAACCTTTGCTGACTGGGGGGTGGACTTGCTGAAATTTGACGGCTGTTACGCTAAAGATTTGAAAAGTTTGGTAGAAG gCTATAAGTACATGTCCTATGCCCTCAACAAAACTGGCAGAAGCATTCTCTATTCCTGTGAGTGGCCTCTGTACATGAGGCCCTACCAGCAG CCCAATTACACAGAAATTCGACAGTACTGTAACCACTGGAGGAACTATGGTGACATCTTTGATTCTTGGAGTAGTGTGAAGAATATTCTGGCCTGGACTGCGTTTCATCAGAAGAGCCTCGTGCCTGCCGCCGGGCCAGGGGGCTGGAACGATCCTGACATG TTAGTGATCGGCAACTTTGGACTCAGCTGGGATCAACAAATAACTCAGATGGCACTCTGGGCTATCATGGCAGCCCCACTTTTCATGTCTAATGACCTCCGAAACATCAGCCCCCAATCCAAGGCGCTGCTGCAGAATAAAGATGTGATTGCAATCAACCAGGATCCTTTGGGCAAACAGGGCTACCGGCTCAGGAAG GATGAGGTCTTTGAAGTGTGGCAGCGGCCCCTGTCCAATTTAGCTTGGGCAGTGGCTGTGCTGAACCAGAGAGAGATCGGGGGACCTGGGACTTACACCATTTCCACCACAGACCTGGGTGAAGGACTAGGGTGTGCCCCAGCCTGCCTTATCACACAAATCCTCCCAGTTAAAAAAGAGCTGGGTCTTTATGAATGGACATCTCAGTTGAAGGTTCGAGTAAACCCCACAGGCACTGTCCTCTTGAAGCTACAGACTTTCCAGCAAGACAAGTTTCCAGTGATCTCGCCCTAG